The Cervus canadensis isolate Bull #8, Minnesota chromosome 24, ASM1932006v1, whole genome shotgun sequence nucleotide sequence TaactctattttacaaatgagaaagctgaggccaaAATCCTTTGAAGATGTGATTTACCCCCTTTGTACAAATGTTGAAGTTGAGGTTCTGGGAGATTGAGCCACTGGCCCAGAGTCACACACTGGGATCCTGTTGGATTCCTGAGGCCACACCCTCCACCACGACCATCCTCTGCCTCTCAGGCCCCCCTCCCCATGGGTGTGTCTGCCCCCACTGCCTGAAGAAAGAGGCACAGCCTTGCCCAGCATCACTGATGGCCACCCCCCGAGACCGACATTACTGACACTACCTATGAGGTGTCCGGCACACACATGCTCCCACCCAACACGGCTAGCCACTCCGGGGAATCCCTTCCATCATGGCTTTATCTCACCTGGGCGAACAGAGTCTCTGGGAGGGGAGGTCACCTGCCCGGGATCACACAGCCTGAGGCCTGGGTCCACTGGGTTCTGATTCTCTTCTCCTAACCTGGGATCTACGCAGCTCACCAGTTGCAGAGAATTCTGTTAGTGTGTCTCCACTGACAACCACACTAAAGGCAGTCAGAGGAGGAAACAGCCATGAGGGCCAGCAGTGGTGgtcagagagggcttcctggaagaggagacTGGAGTCAGGCCCTGAAAGACGAGTATGGTTTGGACAAGGGGAGAAGAAGCTCACGGAAGCTCCGATAACCAGGGCGGCAACAAGCGTCAGACACTCGGACTGGGACTCAGCCAGACTTGACTTTCTGAGTCCTGACTCCACCTCCTACTGGTGGCATGGCCTTGGGCAGGTTTCTGGCCTCACTTTCCCCATCCGTAACTTGAAGGAAGTTGAGCTGGGCCAGCTGTCAGAGGGTCTGATTTGGGCTGAAAGGGGGtggaggggctggagagaggtAGCCTGGAAGGCTCCATCTGGAGGACCCCATGTGTTAAGCTGGCCTGAGTGGTTCCAGCTCAGACATAGAAACCAGTTTTGTGGATCTCTGAATCTTATAAAATACCAAGGACCCTCTTTAAGAAAAATAGTACAAAATTAGGGATacatttgatgtgtgtgtgtgtggggggggttaCACAAACCTCCATACACTACAAAATTGTGTTagaactgcacacacacacagtgcatgtAAAAGAGGAGCTGTGGTCAATTTCTTGATTTTGATTCCATACTTTAGTTCTGCAAGATTGGGGAAAACTAGGTAAAGAATACAcaagacttccttttttttttttttttggcaacttCCTGTGAATTTGTAATTATTTCAACACAAAAAGTTGAAAAACTTATAAAATTACCCAAAGGACCTTGACGGGGTCAGTGCAAGTTAATAGGGCCTAAAGTTTAAGTTTTAGGAGCTTTCCAGAAAATCTGCCTCTGACCCATCTTCTGATTTTTTGTCAAGAAAAAGTAGGAACGTAGACTTTTAGGTAAGGAGGTATCTGAGGCCACGTGGTGTCCATGGGCTAACAGTCGTGGCCTCTGGCACACCCTCTGAGATCCAGCCCGGCTCTGACACCTCCTGAGCTGCCTGGTCCTACCCTCTCCATCACAAATGTGGGAACCGAGGTGGAGAGTTAGGGCCAAGACTCAGCCAAGGTCAGAGGGCAAGACCAAggggaggcaggatttgaaccacggtctccctcccctcctgctccctGCACAGTGCTCCCAGGTGGATAAGCCGCCATCTGGGGTAAGGAGagtccagggaccaaaccctggtGGGTGGCCCCTGGAGGACCATCGGGtccctcttcccacccctgccccatcaCTGCCTTCCCACCTGCTCTCTCCCCAGGAATCCCAGCTACCCCTGGGACCCGAGGACCCAAGGGCCAGAAGGGAGACCCCGGCACACCTGGCTATCCTGGGAAAAACGGCCCCATGGGGACCCCGGGGATTCCGGGGACTCCCGGCACCATGGGCCCCCCCGGGGAGCCGGGTGTGGAGGGCAGGTACAAGCAGAAGCACCAGTCGGTGTTCTCGGTCACGCGGCAGACTGTCCAGTTCCCGGCGGCCAACAGCCTGGTCAAGTTCAACGAGATCATCACCAACCCGCAGGGGCATTACGACAGGGACACCGGCAAGTTCACCTGCAAAGTCCCGGGCCTCTACTACTTTGTCTTCCACACGTCGCACACGTCCAACCTGTGCGTGCTGCTGTTCCGCAGCGGCTTCAAGGTGGCCACCTTCTGCGACCACATGACCAGCAGCAAGCAGGTCAGCTCGGGCGGCGTGCTGCTGAGGATGCAGGAGGGCCAGCAGGTGTGGCTGGCGGTCAACGACTATAACGGCATGGTGGGCACGGAAGGCTCTGACAGCGTCTTCTCCGGCTTCCTGCTCTTCCCTGACTAGGGAGGGCAGGTCTGCTCTGGTCCCCGGGGGCCGCCCCATCTCCCCTCAGCTTCCCCGCGAGAACCCACTGTGCTGCATCCATGCTCAGGCCCCTCTTGCCACCGATGGAcgccgcctcctccaggaagcccaccctgccctcctgccctgagttctctccctccttctccggTACTGTCGTGAGTGTTTTCCAAGTCCAGGAAGAGGCAGGaggcacataaataaataaataactaaatcaaTAGCTATGCGCGACTCTGATTCCTCACTGTCAATTCCCTAAAAAGCGATTCCCTTCGTCTTCCACTTTGCACCTGTCACAGCCATCTGTGGCCTCCAGATTCAGGCATCAGTAAAGCTTGGTGCCAAGGTTGAGACGCTTGGCACCGTTTGGCCATTTGGGAGAGAGCTGCTCAAATGTGGCTGAAAGGCCGCAAGGGGTCCCCAAGGGGGTGTCTGCGGTCACTTGTTCATGTGAGAGGCACTGCTGTCTTAAAGATATCCATGATGGTGAATGGGAATGTGTTTGAATTCCCAAACTATGTTGATCCCTGTCGAATTTCTGGAGCACCCATCACAAGAGGGATTTGGGGCTCAGGTGGGCCCAGCACAGACTCAGACAAGAGGTGCAATGAATTTGtgctgaattaatgaatgaattggggtgaatgcatgaatgaatagtGGGTTCATGAATGACTAAAAGCAGAGCGGgtgaatgagtaaagaaaatcgtaatagctaacatttattgaacactcacTATGCACCAGGCATGATGCTAACCCACCTATTAAATCATTTAACATTCATAACTATGTTCTAGATGGGCATGGAAGGGTGAGGGAGGATCTGATTCTTGGAGTCTAATTTCCCCCGAATAACTGGGACTCTGGGGGCCCCCAGGAGATCATCCAAAACCATGGCTTCCCATAAGCCATCTGGGCTTCACTGTGAGATTCCTGATGGCGGGCCCAGCTGGGTCATCTTGTTGGAGAACCAGGAAGCTGGCCGTAAACTGCTGCGCTTTCACTGTGCCGACCACAGCAAGGGGTTGACAGCTCAGgttcaaaaagacaaaaagtgtaACTTTCCTGCCCAGCTTGCAGCTCCGGCCTCAGAGTCCAGTGAGGCCCGAGGCTCACTCAGGCCAGGGAGAGCCCCCACAGCCCGGCTGGGGTCTCAGCTTGGTTCTGCAAGGCCCTGTGGAGCTCACAGAGGTTCAAGATGAGCCGTAACAGCAGAGGCGAGAGCCCAGCTTTCCACCCGCCTCCATCCACTTTGGCTCTTTGTTCCTAAAAGCTGCTGTCTCACACCTCCAGAGCTTTACCCACGATGTTCCTTCGTTCTGTAGAGCTCCTGCCCCACCCACACAATCCACTTAGATAATACACACTCAGCTGCCAGGAATCAACACAAAgatcacctcctccatgaagccttctctgattCTTCCCTTCGTGTCCCCACAGCGCCCTCCACCGACTTGGACCACAGACCTGTGACTTGTTAGAGCCCAGGTTTCCGAATCTGGGGGTGCAACAAAATTACCTGcggatttatttacaaaacaaaaagcagatcTCTGGACTCAGACCCATTATAGAAGTTTGAGAAGACTACTATTTCCAGCAAGCCCCAGGCTGTCTTACATCTCAGGAGTGGGTCACAGTGGAGCTCGTGGAACTGGGAGAACCTGCATAGACCTGTTTCACCAATCAACctattctgaaaaacagaaagctaCTCAAGGTTGATTCAAGGGCCACAGTGAccccagaggcagcagcagcattggGTTCCCCTTGGAAGTGCTTCTAGGGGTGTTTTCCTGGAGGCAGTGGAGAGTGTCACCCCAAGGTCAGGACAGGTCAGGTTCACGTTCTCATCATAGCATGGGGACCCAGTTCAGTCCCTGTTAGCCCCCTGAGATCTTGCTCACCCTCCTCAGCATCAGAAATATGGCTGAAGCTAGTAAGCCCGTGATGAAGAAAGCTTCACAATCTGTTCCTTTGGAGAGGAGTAAGAGAGAAAACGAACAATTCCGTAAACTCTTTGTCGGTGACTTGAGCTCTGAGACCACAGAAGAAAGTCTGTGGAACTATTACCGGCAGTGGGGATATCTTACAGACTGTGTGTTAATAAGGGACCCTGCCAGCCAAAAATCAAGAAGATTTGGTTTCATCACGTTTTCCTCCATGGCTGAGCTGGATGCCGCCATGGCGGCCAGACCTCATTTCATTGATGGGAAAATGGTTACGCCCAAACGCGCTGTCCCAAGAGAGGACCATGGAAAGCTGGGGGCTCTCGTCACTGTGAAGAAGCTGTTCGTTGGCGGAATTACAGAAGACACAAAGGAACATCATCTTAGAGATTACTTTGAGAAGTACGGAAAAATCAACGCCATTGAGATAGCTACTGACGGACAGTCTGGCAAGAAAAGAGGCTTCGGATTTATTACTTTTGATGACCACGATCCCGTGGATAAGATCGTGCTGCAGAAAAATCATACCATCAATGGTCATCGTGCAGAAGTAAGAAAGGCCTTGTCTAGGCAAGAGATGCAAGAAGGCCAACATTTGAGAAGTCGAGGAGGAGGCGATGTTGGTTTGGAGTATTTTCATGGTGTTGGTGCAAATGTGGGAGCAGGACGAGGAAGGAACTTCAGAGGAGGATCCGGGGGTTCTGGAAGAGGGCGTCAGTTTGGGGATGGCTCTCACGGGTACGGAGGAAGAGCTGGAGGTGGCAGTTGGGGGGTTAGGCCTGGTTACGGGGCAGGACGAGGAGGATGCAGTGGTGGAGGGTCTGCAGACGGCTACCAGGATGAGCGCTTCAGAGCCCGCTATGACAACTACGGAGGAAGAAGTTATGCAAGTCGCAATGACAGTGATTTGGGCAATCAGAAGCAGAAACCTTCTAAGTACGATTTACTGAAGAGTGGAAAGTTGAGAGACAGCAGAAACATGGGCGGGTCATATACTGGAGGAAACCACGACCCAGGAGGCGGTAGAGGACGTGGGGGTTATGGAGAGGCAAGCCGGTGGGGGCCTTCTCAGTGGCCATGGGCTTGACTGCAtgcagaggagcccagaggggaGAGAAGAGCCTCAGATGATCAAAACAACAGTGCGAAGGAAACTCTTAACTCAGTCATGCCTAAATACGCAGCGACACGGCAGAAGACACCAGAGCTGGTACCGAGAGCCACTTTGTGAGTGGACTCAGTTACATAGGAACACTATTTTCCTATGGaggaaagactttttaaaaaatgcttttgcgATGGTTTTTGAGCTTTTGAAATGTTCTGTCTTTCCAGCAGTCTCTGGAAGAGTGTAGAATCATCCCTTCTTGGATAATATCCCATTTCCAAGTTTTGGTTGACATGGGAAAcctttttcaagatttttctcgAAGTTTTGAAAAGCTGTTAGCCAGAATCAAGGGATAGTAAAACATAATATCATTCTTCTTAAGACATGTATTTCATGTGTAGAGTTAAGAAGCTATTGTGCATttaagatttaataaaataattttaaaagtaaaatgctttgcatttttaccttttaaatatttttcttgttttaggaTGTCAAAGTTTGAACTGTGCAGTGTGATGATATAACTTAAATATActatgaaatgattaccaaaaatttttttccttgtgatgatgAATATTCTTAGGACttactctcttaacaattttTGTAATATCCTACAGTTGTGCTAATTTTGGTCGCCttgttcattatattttttataatgttgAATAACATGTCATGaacttattggtcatttgtatatattttttggataaatgtctacTCAGTTCCTTGGTCCATACCACAATTTGATATTTGCTATTGTGGTGtatgggttttgttatacattacatgttttgtatttatcttataactggaagcttgtacctttCGACAACTTTTATCCTGTATTTTCTTCCACCAGTTCTCTGCCCCCTGGGAACcacaaacatgattttttttctgagtttaatcttttttttttttttgatttcacAAATAAACATGGTCATACCAAAAGACAGGTTTGGGGAGGACGGAGATGTGGGTGGGCAGGTGGTTTGCCAGGTGAAGTCAGTGCATATTGTCCAGCAGTTGGCTTTTATGCATTTAATTCCTTACAAGTCTGCCTCCCTACTGGACCATGAGCATCCTAGAGGGCAGGTCCATTTGATACATGCCTGGCTCATGCATAGGAAGGCATGGGAAATATGTCagatgagaaggaaggagagatggagaTACACACAAATAACAGAGTCCAGGGCCCAGGCTGGTTCACAGGGTCTGAGAGCCTCTGGCAGGGACAAGGCAGAGGTCGTGGGGCCAATCCACTCACAGCTCACTTCCAGCAACCACTTAGCGGTCTACCCGGCAGTGCCTcaagtgatacatctttcttctcgtttctcttttgtttaaaaaatcaatacactGTTCATGTAGGCCACGGT carries:
- the LOC122426588 gene encoding heterogeneous nuclear ribonucleoproteins A2/B1-like; translated protein: MAEASKPVMKKASQSVPLERSKRENEQFRKLFVGDLSSETTEESLWNYYRQWGYLTDCVLIRDPASQKSRRFGFITFSSMAELDAAMAARPHFIDGKMVTPKRAVPREDHGKLGALVTVKKLFVGGITEDTKEHHLRDYFEKYGKINAIEIATDGQSGKKRGFGFITFDDHDPVDKIVLQKNHTINGHRAEVRKALSRQEMQEGQHLRSRGGGDVGLEYFHGVGANVGAGRGRNFRGGSGGSGRGRQFGDGSHGYGGRAGGGSWGVRPGYGAGRGGCSGGGSADGYQDERFRARYDNYGGRSYASRNDSDLGNQKQKPSKYDLLKSGKLRDSRNMGGSYTGGNHDPGGGRGRGGYGEASRWGPSQWPWA